The sequence CGGTCCGCGTAGGCGCTCAGCAGGCGGTGCCGGCCGCCGGATGCGGATAATGATCTGGCGTATCTTCATCAGGCCGCGGAGTGAGGCAGGCAAAGTCTTTTTCGATAGCGATCTTTGTCCCTTCGGCGTCAGCCTCAATGCCGACGTCGTCGCTGCCGGCCCACTGGTCCGCTGCGGATGGCGGCACGCTGACCGTGATCATGCCGTCAGAGAACACGGCTGATGGTGATGCTGCAGCGGCGTCCTTCTTCAGCTTATAGACAAGCCGTCCGCCTGCGAGGCCGATCGAATTTTCGTAGCTGCCTGTCGATGCAAACTGCTCTACTTCGCTTCGCGTTAACCGCAACCGCAATGAATTGCCATTGATCCTTAGCTTCATACCTCAATAATAACCGAATGTGCCGATGAGAACATGACCTCGGTCATCTTGGTATGCTTTGCCGCGAACGCGGCATCAATTAGAATCTACTTTTCAGACGGCAGGTCTATTACCATGGCAGAAGCAACGGAGAAAGCAGCAAAGACGCGGATCGAGACCGATTCGATGGGCGAGATCGATGTGCCGGTTTGGGCATATTGGGGAGCACAGACGCAGCGGTCGCTGAAGCATTTCAACATCGGTTTTGACGTGATGCCGCGTGAGGTTATTCGCGCCCTCGGCATCCTGAAGAAGGCCGCGGCCATTGTAAATCGCGATCTTGGAAAGCTCGATGATGAGACGACAAACCTCATCTCGCAGGCCGCGGACGAGGTGATCGAAGGCAAGCTCGACGGGCATTTCCCGCTGCGCGTTTGGCAGACAGGTTCGGGCACGCAGACGAACATGAACGCCAACGAGGTCATCTCGAACCGCGCGATCGAGATCGCGGGCGGCGAGATGGGCTCGAAAACGCCGGTTCACCCCAACGACGACGTAAACAAATCGCAGTCGTCGAACGACACGTTCCCGACCGCGATGTATATCGCCGCAGCCGAGCGAACACACGCCCTGATCCCTGAAGTGCAAAAGGTCGCCGACGCTATTCGAGCGAAGGCCGAGGAATACAATGATGTCGTCAAGATCGGCCGCACGCATCTGCAGGATGCGACGCCGGTGACCGTCGGCCAGGAATTCGGCGGCTGGGCCGCGCTCGTCGAACGCGATATCGAACGCCTCAGCATGGTGATGCCGGGCCTGCTTGAACTGGCGATCGGCGGAACTGCTGTCGGGACGGGGCTGAATTCGCATCCCGAGTTCGCCGATAGAGCGGCTGCAAAGATCGCTGAATTGACCGGGTTGCCGTTCAAGGCACATCCGGACAAGTTCGCGGCATTGTCTGCGCATGACGAGGTCGTATTTGCGTCAGGAGCCATAAAAACGCTCGCGGCCAGCTTGATGAAGATAGCCAATGACATCCGATGGCTCGCATCGGGCCCACGCTGCGGCATCGGCGAGATCACGCTGCCCGAGAATGAACCCGGCTCGTCGATCATGCCGGGCAAGGTCAACCCGACGCAGAGCGAGGCGATGACGATGGTGGCCGTTCAGGTGTTTGGCAACGATGCCGCGATCGGTTTTGCGGGCTCGCAGGGCAATTTTGAGCTCAATGTTTTCAAGCCCGTGATGATCCACAACTATCTGCACTCGGTGCGGCTCATCCACGATGCGTGTCACGGTTTCGTCGATTACTGCATTGCCGGCATCGAGTTGAGGCGCGAAAACATCGACCATTACCTGCGAAACTCGCTGATGCTCGTCACGGCCCTCAACCAGCACATCGGCTACGACAACGCCGCAAAGATCGCGAAGAATGCGCACAAGAAGGGCATCTCCCTCAAGGAATCGGCGGTGGAATTGGAGCTATTGTCAGGTGAGGATTTTGACCGGTTGGTCAAGGCCGAGGATATGACGCATCCGTAATTCGTTCTGAGTTCAAGCTTTAGCTTGTTGGTGCGTTCGTCAGAGGCAAGCTAAAGCTTGAACTCAGAACTAGAATGGCCCGCGCGGGCCGGAATAGAAGATGAAGTAGATGATCGTCGCGACGATCAGGACGACTGAAGCAACCAGAACAAGGATCGTTACTGCGAGCGATTTGAGGCAGCCGCGTTTTTTCTTTTTCTGGTGGCGGACGCGGGTCTTTTCTTTCGGCCTGACGGTTTGAATGGTCTCGTCGGGCTTGTCGGGCGTTTCCGTCGGGAGTTCGTCCGCGTCCGGTTCCGAAGCAAGGGCTTCTTCAACCGATGGAACCTTCTTCGGCGTGTATCCCTCCGTTGAGCGGAAAACGGGCTCCGGCATCTGCCATTCGCCGTCATTGCCTGTCTTTTTGGCCTCGTCGCTCATAAAACAGTCGCGAAAGGTTAAACGAAATTACGTCTCGATATCAAGCACATCCGAACGCGTGATGATGCCGGTGATGCGTTTGAAATCCTCGATCAGCACCGCCGGATGCCGCTGGAGCTTTGATTTTATCTCATTCAGCGGCGTGTCCACCTCAACGACCGGGAAGCTCTTGTCCATCACGTCGCTGATTTTCGCGTCCATGAGGTCGCGGTTGGCCAGCAGTTTTGTCAACAGGCCGCTTTCACGGAGGCTGCCGACCGCGGTGTGGCCGTCGATGACCGGCAGCTGCGTAACACCGTTTGAGTTCATCACTTCAAGGGCCTCAGCGACCGTGGCGTCGGGCCCGACGAATATCACGCCCGTTGGTGATGCGCCATTCTTTGTCTCTGCGATCAGGCCGGCGGTGATGCGCTGCGGTTCGAGGAGCAGTTTTTCCTTCATCCATTCGTCGGAATGGAATTTGGTCAGGTAATGCTCCCCGGTGTCGCAGACGATAAAGACGACGAGGCCGCTTTCGTCGAGGTCTTTTGCGACCTTCAGCGCGGCCCAGAAGTTCGTGCCCGTCGAACCGCCGCAGAAAATGCCCTCGCGCCGGCCGAGCAGCCGGGCACATTCGAACGAATCACGGTCGGTCACATTTATGACCTCGTCGATCACGCTCATGTCGGCATTGCCGACCGGCAAGCTCTGGCCGATGCCTTCAACGAGATAGGGCGTCGCCTCGGGCACGCGGCCCGATTCCTTGTAATTTTTGAATATCGAGCCATAAGGATCGGCACCGATGATCTTGATCTTGGGGTTCTGTTCTTTTAGAAAACGGCCCGTTCCGCTGATAGTCCCGCCAGTGCCGATGCCAGAGACGAAGTGCGTTATTTTCCCGTCTGTATCGTTCCACAACTCGGGGCCCGTAGTTCGATAGTGGGCCTGCGGGTTGGCCGGATGCTGGTATTGGTCGGGATAGAATGAGTTCGGCGTCTCTCTGTGAATGCGGGCCGCGGTCTCGTGATAATGATCGGGCGTGCCGGGCTTGGCGGCGGCCGGGACGACGACGACGTCGGCGCCCATGGCCTTTAGGTATCTCACTTTTTCCACCGACACCTTGTCAGTCAACACAAAGATGCACTTGTATCCGCGAACCGCCGCGACCAGGGCGAGGCCGATGCCGGTGTTGCCGCTCGTGGCCTCGATGATCGTGCCGCCCTTCTTGAGTGTGCCGTCGTTTTCGGCCCAGTCGATCATCGAGATGCCGATGCGGTCCTTTACCGAGTAGCCCGGATTAAGGCTCTCCATTTTCGCAAGCACCTGTGCCTTTACCTTGTGCTGTTTTGTCAGGTGATTGATCCGCACCAGCGGCGTGCCGCCGATCAGGTCGAGAACTGTGTCGTAAAATTTCATTCCTCTTGAGTTTATTCCCAAAAATGGCCTCAGGCAACAATCAGCCGCTCTGGTCGCGATGTTTGATCAGAGCAGCGGGATCGTTAGTGATGATCGCCCCGATGCCGCGCCGCTTGCAGCGGGCTATCCATCGCGGATCATCTGTTGTCCAGACCGTGACGGGCATGCCGACATCCGCAGCAAGCTGCGAGAGTTTAGCCGTTGCGAGCGATGTATGCAGGGAAAGCCGCGCTGCCCCTGCTTCACGGGCCATGTCGATAATGTGCCTGCGTCGTCGAAGAATGGTCGTGATCGATGGCTCGAAAAGAGCCGCAGTCTGGACCGAAGGCAACAGGCCCCGAAGTTCGGCGACAGCCGCGAGGTCAAAACTCTTTACGATGATCCGCGAAAGGAACTGCGAGTGTCTGATAACGTCGCAGACAGCGGCCGTCAGCGGCTTGACCTCAGCCGGCCGACATTTGAGTTCGATATATGTCGGGCCAGCAAAGTTCTCGCATATGCCGAGGACATTCGCCAACGTAGGGATGGTTTCGCGGGCGAATCCGGGATCGGCCCGCTTCGGGTATCGCTTGTTGAACCACGATCCGGCATCGACCCTGCAGAGCTCTTCGGATGTAAGATCACAAACGCGCTCGGGCCGCGCGGCCGTGCGGGCCAGCGTATCGTCGTGGATCACGACAGGAACGCGGTCACGGGCTAGCCGAACATCGAACTCGACTCCGTCGGCACCTTCCTCGATCGCCAGCCGAAATGCGGCCATTGTATTTTCGGGCGCGTGAGCGCTTGCCCCGCGATGGGCAACGATGTGCGGCAAGGGGCTCATCTCTTTTCGAGCAGGAAGATCGTTTTTGACCACGCTATCGGTTCGCTGATCGGGAACTGAAAATTGCCTACGATATTAAAATACCGCGCCGCCGCCTCGCGGACATCGGCCAGTGGATGGATGCGGAAGTTATAGAGCAATTCGAGGACCGAGCCGACAATGGACGGTTTGACCGGGAGAAAGACGAGTGGTGCACCATGTTTCAGCACCCTTGCTGCCTCGCCGAGCCCGGCGTCGAGCGGAGTATATTCGAGCACGCCGCACATCAACAACAAGTCGAACGTGTTGTCGGCGAACGGCAAGTTGAGGACGTTGCTCTGTATGGCGTCGCTTCGATTCGCGAGGCGTCGTCGAGCCCGAAACTCCTGCCGCGCAACGGTGAGCGAGTTGAACGACAGGTCGACAGCCTCTACTCTTCGCGGCCGATAGCCTGCCTCCTGAAACGCAAGCGTGACGAGCCCCGTGCCGCAGCCTGCATCGAGAACGAGCGATTCAGGGCCGATATCGAGCTTGAGCGACCGCAAGTATTTGGCGACCGACTGGCGATAGCCGTTGAGCTTCATCGCCAGGTTTTGCACATCGGCGATGCGGTCATATAGGCCCTGTGTGCGTCGGTTCTCGGGCATTACATGAATCTTAGCTCAGATTCGCCGGCGAGCAAGGCGGTTATTTCTCGGCGAGGAGTTTCTTGATCATCTCGTGCATTTGTGTGATGCGTGACGGACTGGATCCCGTTTCGGCGTAGCGGATGATGCCTTTGCGGTCAATGATGACGGCTGTTGGCAGGGCGGTGGCGCCGTACTGCAGCTGGATGGCCTGGCCGGCCGCAACGGCAAAATCGTAAGGCAGCCGCTCGCGCGTCCGAAACTGCTTTAGAAAGTTTAGCTCGGACGGCGAATCGGCCGGCAGGCCGCCGGCCTTGCCGTAATATCGCGTAACGCCGACGATCTCGAGGCCCGCCGAGCGATAGTCCTGATGCCATTCGATCAGGGACGGATACGCCTCAAAGCACGGGCCGCACCACGTCGCCCAGAAATCGAGCAGCACGACCTTGCCCCGCATATCGGCGAGCGTGCGGGCCTTACCGGGAAACCACTCGGCCGGCGCTAGGAACTCAGGCGCAGCCTCGCCGAGCAGTTTATAATGCTGTTCCCGTTTTCTGAGCCGCGACGCGACCTCGTTTTGCGAGTAGCGGTCGATGAATTCTTTGGGTATCGCGGAAAGGACCGAGGCGTAATAGGCCAGCGCCGCAGCCTTTCGCCCGGTGTCGATCAGATACTTGATCTTTTGATCAACGGCGTAATAGTAAAGGCTCGAGGAATTTACCGACGCACCCGTGACGCGCATATCATCGAGTGCCAGCTCGGCCTTATTGCGGTTGCCCGAATCGCGATGGGCCTCAAAAACAAGCATCCCTGCGTCAAGGATCTCGTCGAGGCCGCGAGCGCGGGACGAGGCATCTTTCAGCAAGTCTTTCGACGCCGCATAGGCGGCCTCAGCATGCGGCGCCATCTTAATGAAGTCATTCTCTGCCTGATATGCCTTGGCGAGTTCACCTTCAACACGGGCCTGTTCGGTAGGCTTGCGCGGTTCAGCAGCCAGATAATCGGCGAAAACTCGTTCCGCCTCGGTGAGCTTTTTTTGCTTTGCAAGCACGACCGTGACAATGGAGCGAGCTGTCTGGACACGGTTGGCGGGAGAGCCTTCGGCGGCGATAAATTTCAGCAGATTCTCGGCAGTTCCATCGAGGTTATCGGCGATCCAATTAAGCATTCCGAGATAGTAAAGATCTTCGCCAGCAAGATCCGTCCGCGTTGCCGCCGAGGCTGCGTGCCGGGCCGCGAGCTGTCGCTGCTCCAGCTTCGTCCGAGCCAGGAGCGAATCGCTGTAGGTCACTTTCTTCGTTTCGTACTCTGTTAGCTTCGCCTTTAGATAACCGTTCGCTTCGTCGAAGAGTTCCCTCACAGTCGGGGCCGCTGTGCCGGTCTGTGCCGTGCCCGATGGGCCAACGCGGCCCGACTGAGCAAAGATGCCGGAGGAAAGTAGCAGAATAAGGAGGAATATTGAAAGCTTCATCTCTCAGTGGGCTGCGGCCGCCGCAAATCTGTCCGGCCGAAAAGTGTCGAATTCCGATGTCGATTCGCCCGCAATGGCGTCCGCCACCAGCGATGCCGTCACCGGTGCGAGAAGGATGCCATTGCGGTAATGGGCCGTCGCGATAAGCAGATCGTCTATGCCGGCGATGCCGCCTATGACCGGCAAGCTGTCGCCCGCAAATGGCCGGAGCCCCGACCAGTGATCCGTTACCTGCATTGAACCGATCGATGGAGCGATGCGGGCTGCCTTTTCGACCAACTCACATCGGGCCTGCTCTGTGATCGAGTGGTCGAAACCAACATCTTCTGACGTGGATCCGACAAGTACGCGTCCGTCAGCACGGGGAACGATGTAAGTGTGGCCGGCCCAGACCACATGAACGATCTCGTTCGGCGAGCCCTGAAACTCTACGATCTGGCCGCGAATAGGCTTGACGGTGAATGGCATCGCTGCATCGCCCAGTTTGATGAGCGACGTCCACGCGCCCGTTGCAAGTATCGTGTGCCCCGCGTATTGTGGGCCGTCCACGGCCTGAACGCCCGTGGCCCTGCCGTTCTCGACGATGATCGCTGAGGCCTCGGTGCCCTCGCGGACCTCGATATCGTTGAGGCTGGCATAACGGAGCAAAGCGAGGAGCAGCTTGCGGTTCTCGACCTGCCAGTCA is a genomic window of Chloracidobacterium sp. containing:
- the fumC gene encoding class II fumarate hydratase; translated protein: MAEATEKAAKTRIETDSMGEIDVPVWAYWGAQTQRSLKHFNIGFDVMPREVIRALGILKKAAAIVNRDLGKLDDETTNLISQAADEVIEGKLDGHFPLRVWQTGSGTQTNMNANEVISNRAIEIAGGEMGSKTPVHPNDDVNKSQSSNDTFPTAMYIAAAERTHALIPEVQKVADAIRAKAEEYNDVVKIGRTHLQDATPVTVGQEFGGWAALVERDIERLSMVMPGLLELAIGGTAVGTGLNSHPEFADRAAAKIAELTGLPFKAHPDKFAALSAHDEVVFASGAIKTLAASLMKIANDIRWLASGPRCGIGEITLPENEPGSSIMPGKVNPTQSEAMTMVAVQVFGNDAAIGFAGSQGNFELNVFKPVMIHNYLHSVRLIHDACHGFVDYCIAGIELRRENIDHYLRNSLMLVTALNQHIGYDNAAKIAKNAHKKGISLKESAVELELLSGEDFDRLVKAEDMTHP
- a CDS encoding pyridoxal-phosphate dependent enzyme translates to MKFYDTVLDLIGGTPLVRINHLTKQHKVKAQVLAKMESLNPGYSVKDRIGISMIDWAENDGTLKKGGTIIEATSGNTGIGLALVAAVRGYKCIFVLTDKVSVEKVRYLKAMGADVVVVPAAAKPGTPDHYHETAARIHRETPNSFYPDQYQHPANPQAHYRTTGPELWNDTDGKITHFVSGIGTGGTISGTGRFLKEQNPKIKIIGADPYGSIFKNYKESGRVPEATPYLVEGIGQSLPVGNADMSVIDEVINVTDRDSFECARLLGRREGIFCGGSTGTNFWAALKVAKDLDESGLVVFIVCDTGEHYLTKFHSDEWMKEKLLLEPQRITAGLIAETKNGASPTGVIFVGPDATVAEALEVMNSNGVTQLPVIDGHTAVGSLRESGLLTKLLANRDLMDAKISDVMDKSFPVVEVDTPLNEIKSKLQRHPAVLIEDFKRITGIITRSDVLDIET
- a CDS encoding TlpA family protein disulfide reductase, with product MKLSIFLLILLLSSGIFAQSGRVGPSGTAQTGTAAPTVRELFDEANGYLKAKLTEYETKKVTYSDSLLARTKLEQRQLAARHAASAATRTDLAGEDLYYLGMLNWIADNLDGTAENLLKFIAAEGSPANRVQTARSIVTVVLAKQKKLTEAERVFADYLAAEPRKPTEQARVEGELAKAYQAENDFIKMAPHAEAAYAASKDLLKDASSRARGLDEILDAGMLVFEAHRDSGNRNKAELALDDMRVTGASVNSSSLYYYAVDQKIKYLIDTGRKAAALAYYASVLSAIPKEFIDRYSQNEVASRLRKREQHYKLLGEAAPEFLAPAEWFPGKARTLADMRGKVVLLDFWATWCGPCFEAYPSLIEWHQDYRSAGLEIVGVTRYYGKAGGLPADSPSELNFLKQFRTRERLPYDFAVAAGQAIQLQYGATALPTAVIIDRKGIIRYAETGSSPSRITQMHEMIKKLLAEK
- a CDS encoding class I SAM-dependent methyltransferase is translated as MPENRRTQGLYDRIADVQNLAMKLNGYRQSVAKYLRSLKLDIGPESLVLDAGCGTGLVTLAFQEAGYRPRRVEAVDLSFNSLTVARQEFRARRRLANRSDAIQSNVLNLPFADNTFDLLLMCGVLEYTPLDAGLGEAARVLKHGAPLVFLPVKPSIVGSVLELLYNFRIHPLADVREAAARYFNIVGNFQFPISEPIAWSKTIFLLEKR
- the thiO gene encoding glycine oxidase ThiO, whose protein sequence is MADVLIIGGGVIGLSIARELRRRGTDKITVIERGRCGREASWAAGGMLTTDVHAAVKDDAYLLGTKSRGMYPALADELLDETGIDIELDQTGTVDVAFGDEDGQRLLEKSRQQASIGIAIETLSLEEILKLEPELSSAIQVGAYYANDWQVENRKLLLALLRYASLNDIEVREGTEASAIIVENGRATGVQAVDGPQYAGHTILATGAWTSLIKLGDAAMPFTVKPIRGQIVEFQGSPNEIVHVVWAGHTYIVPRADGRVLVGSTSEDVGFDHSITEQARCELVEKAARIAPSIGSMQVTDHWSGLRPFAGDSLPVIGGIAGIDDLLIATAHYRNGILLAPVTASLVADAIAGESTSEFDTFRPDRFAAAAAH